In Chromatiaceae bacterium, a single genomic region encodes these proteins:
- a CDS encoding rhodanese-like domain-containing protein gives MKTRFLKYIFLVVTSALLAMPAIAYDQGRADQYAQMFAQVQGAKAGKALHLINPDQFVEAVRRGQPYVTLDIRTPEETQFFTGNLPGHLAIPLAQLFDHEQLAKLPTDRPIVVMCLSGTRATAAATALRSIGFEDTYVLKGGFKGLVGYLGPKEANKPLGPATAAR, from the coding sequence ATGAAAACTCGATTCTTGAAATACATCTTCCTCGTCGTGACATCGGCGCTGCTCGCCATGCCGGCGATCGCCTATGACCAGGGACGCGCCGATCAATATGCGCAGATGTTCGCGCAGGTGCAGGGCGCGAAGGCCGGCAAGGCACTGCACCTGATCAATCCAGACCAGTTCGTCGAGGCGGTGAGGCGCGGCCAACCCTATGTCACGCTCGACATCCGCACCCCGGAAGAGACCCAGTTCTTCACCGGCAACCTGCCTGGGCACCTGGCCATTCCGCTTGCCCAGCTGTTCGATCATGAGCAGCTCGCGAAACTGCCGACCGACCGGCCGATCGTCGTGATGTGCCTCTCGGGCACCCGCGCGACAGCCGCAGCAACGGCACTGCGCAGTATCGGTTTCGAGGACACCTACGTGCTGAAAGGCGGCTTCAAGGGACTGGTCGGATACCTGGGTCCTAAAGAGGCCAACAAACCGCTGGGGCCGGCCACCGCCGCCCGTTGA
- the orn gene encoding oligoribonuclease — protein MPVADTNLIWIDLEMTGLDPQLDQIIEIATVVTDAELNELAEGPVIAIHQPDAVLAGMDEWNTRQHGGSGLTARVRTSSVDLAGAEQRTLTFLEQWVPKGVSPMCGNSICQDRRFMARLMPTLEAFFHYRNLDVSTVKELARRWAPTVYQGFNKDSSHLALDDIRDSIAELRHYREHFLRG, from the coding sequence ATGCCGGTGGCCGACACGAATCTGATCTGGATCGATCTCGAGATGACCGGTCTCGATCCACAGCTTGACCAGATCATCGAGATCGCCACCGTGGTCACCGATGCCGAGCTGAACGAGTTGGCCGAAGGGCCGGTGATCGCTATCCACCAGCCGGATGCGGTTCTGGCAGGGATGGACGAGTGGAACACGCGGCAGCACGGCGGTTCGGGGCTGACCGCGCGGGTGCGCACCAGTAGCGTCGATCTGGCTGGTGCCGAGCAGCGAACGCTGACGTTCCTTGAGCAGTGGGTGCCGAAAGGCGTGTCACCGATGTGTGGCAACTCGATCTGTCAGGACAGGCGATTCATGGCGCGCCTGATGCCGACCCTCGAGGCATTTTTTCATTACCGCAATCTCGATGTCTCGACAGTGAAGGAGCTGGCGCGGCGATGGGCGCCAACGGTCTACCAGGGCTTCAACAAGGATTCGTCGCACCTCGCGCTCGACGACATCCGCGACTCGATTGCCGAGTTGCGTCACTACCGCGAACATTTTTTGCGCGGCTGA
- a CDS encoding M48 family metallopeptidase, producing MSTFTLLFLLALVAGLAMQLWLVARQSAHVIAHQRTVPRAFADRISLAEHQKAASYSLARLAAERWDLLLTALVVLGWTLGGGLAWLDTRIADWGLSAPWGGVVLIIATILIGGLIDLPLSIWRTFHIEERFGFNRTSPVGFVKDKLLGVALLLVLGTPLIAAILWLMDGAGTFWWLWAWLVWMAFSLFITWAYPIWIAPVFNRFKPLADEALRTRLEALLHRCGFRSNGMFVMDGSRRSAHGNAYFTGFGTNKRIVFFDTLLDGLSADEVEAVLAHELGHFKRRHVVKMLSLSAAMALAGLALLGWLVQQPWFFEDLGVTRASPGLALALFMLVLPVFTLFINPLLTALSRRHEFEADDFAAEQTDASHLISGLVKMYRDNASTLTPDPLYSAFYHSHPPAPLRIAHLSAKIGA from the coding sequence ATGAGTACCTTTACCCTGCTTTTTCTGCTTGCGCTGGTCGCGGGTCTCGCGATGCAGCTGTGGCTGGTCGCGCGCCAGTCGGCACATGTGATTGCGCATCAGCGCACAGTCCCGAGGGCCTTCGCGGACCGCATCAGCCTCGCGGAACACCAGAAGGCCGCCAGTTACAGTCTCGCGCGACTCGCGGCCGAACGCTGGGATCTGCTGTTGACCGCGCTGGTCGTGCTCGGGTGGACTCTGGGCGGCGGCCTCGCATGGCTCGACACCAGGATCGCGGACTGGGGTCTTTCGGCCCCGTGGGGCGGCGTCGTGCTGATCATCGCCACGATCCTGATCGGTGGCCTGATCGACCTGCCGCTCTCGATTTGGCGTACCTTCCACATCGAGGAGCGATTCGGATTCAATCGCACCTCTCCGGTCGGCTTCGTCAAGGACAAGCTGCTCGGCGTCGCGCTGCTGTTGGTGCTGGGCACTCCCTTGATCGCTGCAATCCTGTGGCTGATGGACGGTGCCGGTACCTTCTGGTGGCTTTGGGCCTGGCTGGTCTGGATGGCGTTCTCGCTGTTCATCACCTGGGCCTATCCGATCTGGATAGCACCGGTGTTCAATCGTTTCAAGCCGCTCGCCGACGAGGCACTGCGCACCCGCCTCGAGGCGCTGCTGCATCGCTGCGGTTTTCGCAGCAACGGGATGTTCGTGATGGACGGTTCGCGGCGTTCCGCGCACGGCAACGCCTACTTCACCGGCTTTGGAACGAACAAGCGAATCGTATTCTTCGACACCCTGCTCGACGGACTCAGTGCCGACGAGGTGGAGGCGGTGCTGGCGCACGAGTTGGGCCATTTCAAACGTCGTCACGTGGTCAAGATGCTGTCTTTGTCGGCAGCCATGGCGCTGGCCGGACTCGCGTTGCTCGGATGGCTGGTACAGCAACCCTGGTTCTTCGAGGACCTGGGTGTGACGCGCGCTTCGCCGGGGCTGGCGCTGGCGCTTTTCATGCTGGTCCTGCCGGTGTTCACGCTGTTCATCAACCCGCTACTGACCGCGTTGTCCCGGCGTCACGAGTTCGAGGCGGACGACTTCGCCGCCGAGCAGACCGACGCGAGCCATCTGATCAGCGGCCTGGTGAAAATGTACCGCGACAACGCAAGCACGCTGACACCGGATCCGCTGTACTCCGCTTTTTATCACAGTCACCCCCCGGCACCGCTGCGGATCGCGCACCTGTCGGCGAAAATCGGTGCCTGA
- a CDS encoding DUF3616 domain-containing protein, translating to MTEQTLPNAVSERISDVRPLVLQGEVDAAMELSGVALAGDFLALGADEGHQLQILRRQNGTAWALAQRVALAKQDQEADIEAITFGDGHLYVVGSHSLRRRRLKPELSVRRNRERLLQVEEQDARCRLYRIPFDTGTGDLGPVQRIDLRKRLRKDPLLGPFSKLPGKENGVDIEGVAFSRGLLHLGFRGPVLRDNYVPVMSLRFDRPKDYALRYVRLDGQGIRDICALDEGFLILSGPVNDAAGPFCLWWWDGSDQIPGKGRTPRPARRLAEISTPGGAKAEGLAVVDSGPGDVDLIVIYETGTAAQAVAMRLRLGE from the coding sequence TTGACTGAACAGACTCTGCCGAACGCTGTCTCGGAGCGGATATCGGATGTGCGTCCGCTGGTCCTGCAGGGCGAAGTGGATGCCGCGATGGAGCTCAGCGGTGTCGCGCTGGCCGGCGACTTCCTCGCGCTCGGTGCCGACGAAGGACATCAGCTGCAGATCCTGCGCCGTCAGAACGGCACTGCATGGGCACTCGCACAGCGCGTCGCGCTCGCCAAACAGGACCAGGAGGCGGACATCGAGGCGATCACCTTCGGTGACGGGCATCTGTACGTCGTCGGATCGCATTCACTGCGACGCCGGCGGCTCAAGCCGGAACTCAGCGTGCGCCGCAACCGCGAGCGCCTGTTGCAGGTCGAAGAACAGGACGCGCGTTGCCGACTGTACCGGATCCCGTTCGACACAGGCACCGGCGACCTCGGACCGGTGCAGCGCATCGACCTGCGCAAGCGCCTGCGCAAAGATCCGCTGTTGGGACCGTTCAGCAAGCTCCCGGGCAAGGAGAACGGTGTCGATATCGAGGGGGTCGCATTCAGTCGCGGGCTGTTGCACCTGGGATTCCGTGGGCCGGTTTTGCGCGACAACTATGTACCGGTGATGAGCCTGCGGTTCGACCGACCGAAGGACTACGCGTTGCGCTACGTGCGCCTGGACGGTCAGGGCATCCGCGACATCTGCGCGCTCGATGAGGGTTTCCTGATTCTGTCCGGACCGGTCAATGATGCCGCCGGACCGTTCTGCCTCTGGTGGTGGGATGGCAGTGACCAGATCCCCGGCAAGGGACGCACGCCAAGACCGGCGCGTCGGCTGGCCGAGATCAGCACGCCGGGTGGAGCGAAGGCCGAGGGTCTCGCGGTCGTCGACAGCGGTCCCGGGGATGTCGACTTGATCGTGATCTACGAGACCGGGACCGCGGCCCAGGCGGTCGCGATGCGTCTGCGCCTGGGCGAATGA
- a CDS encoding cytochrome c produces the protein MRHQLPLAFAAALISATLPAAARAFDASAYHNEQCTRCHDSSVYTREDRRVRSYPALEAQVERCDINLAAKLPPEPLAQLIDYLNTRYYKFAK, from the coding sequence ATGAGACATCAGCTTCCGCTCGCGTTTGCCGCCGCCCTGATCAGCGCTACCCTGCCCGCAGCAGCCCGCGCATTCGACGCCTCCGCGTACCACAACGAGCAATGCACACGTTGCCACGACAGCAGCGTCTACACCCGTGAAGACCGCCGCGTCCGGTCGTATCCCGCGCTCGAGGCGCAGGTCGAACGGTGCGACATCAACCTGGCGGCAAAGCTGCCACCCGAACCGCTGGCACAACTGATCGACTACCTGAACACCCGCTACTACAAGTTCGCCAAGTAA
- a CDS encoding tetratricopeptide repeat protein, with product MRRLIFLLSGCLYLVLTGAGPALAQSAATLDEGERLAAAGDVQGALGVYETLVKEQPDSHQAFNRLGGMQLASQHYADAVKSFQQAVMLGDPSAGAFIGMGMGYLHMGEYGPARAAFVEAKARGVQNPAEVDSVIEWIDSREPGMLGMHQ from the coding sequence ATGCGACGTTTGATTTTTCTGTTGAGTGGATGCCTGTACCTGGTGCTGACGGGCGCGGGCCCCGCGCTTGCGCAATCGGCGGCGACCCTCGACGAAGGTGAGCGGCTGGCCGCCGCCGGCGATGTGCAGGGTGCATTGGGTGTCTACGAAACCCTGGTCAAGGAGCAACCGGACTCCCACCAGGCCTTTAACCGTCTCGGCGGCATGCAACTCGCCAGTCAGCACTATGCCGATGCGGTCAAGAGTTTTCAGCAGGCGGTCATGCTGGGCGACCCCAGCGCCGGGGCCTTCATCGGCATGGGCATGGGTTACCTGCACATGGGCGAGTACGGTCCTGCGCGCGCGGCCTTTGTCGAGGCCAAGGCACGCGGTGTGCAGAATCCGGCCGAGGTCGACTCGGTGATCGAGTGGATCGACAGCCGCGAGCCGGGCATGCTCGGCATGCACCAATAA
- a CDS encoding sulfurtransferase produces the protein MSYETLVDTDELARHLDDPQWRLFDCRFDLADTGRGARDYRAAHIPGAFYAHLDHDLSSPITAQSGRHPLPDLQALCDWLGRHGIDDGVQVVAYDDSGGTMAVRLWWLLRWLGHPAVAVLDGGWPAWQAAGLACDSEPPASPTARTLPCNPDWHQVVDSDALLGQLQRDGHELLLLDVRTRERFAGEAEPIDPVAGHIPGAINLPLQRNIGSDGRFLAPSALRALYDAALGGHPSEAVVAMCGSGVTACHSLLAMEIAGLRGGRLYAGSWSEWIRDPARPIATGV, from the coding sequence GTGAGCTACGAAACCCTGGTCGACACCGACGAACTCGCCCGCCACCTGGACGATCCGCAATGGCGTCTGTTCGACTGTCGCTTCGATCTCGCGGACACCGGCCGCGGCGCCCGCGACTATCGGGCTGCACACATCCCTGGCGCCTTTTACGCCCATCTCGACCACGACCTGTCGAGCCCGATCACAGCGCAATCCGGACGTCATCCGCTGCCCGATCTGCAGGCGCTGTGCGACTGGCTCGGCCGGCACGGTATCGATGACGGTGTCCAGGTGGTTGCCTACGACGACAGTGGCGGCACCATGGCGGTGCGCCTGTGGTGGCTGCTGCGCTGGCTCGGACATCCGGCCGTAGCGGTACTGGACGGCGGCTGGCCGGCGTGGCAGGCGGCCGGCCTCGCATGTGACAGCGAACCACCCGCGTCGCCGACAGCGCGCACCCTGCCCTGCAATCCGGATTGGCATCAGGTGGTCGACAGCGATGCGCTGCTGGGCCAGCTGCAGCGCGACGGACACGAACTGCTGTTGCTCGACGTCCGCACCCGCGAGCGGTTCGCCGGCGAGGCCGAACCGATCGATCCGGTCGCCGGCCACATCCCCGGAGCGATCAACCTGCCCCTTCAGCGCAACATCGGCAGCGACGGTCGCTTCCTGGCACCGTCCGCATTGCGCGCTTTGTACGACGCCGCGCTCGGCGGGCATCCGTCCGAAGCGGTGGTGGCGATGTGCGGCTCCGGGGTCACCGCCTGCCACAGCCTGCTGGCGATGGAGATTGCCGGATTGCGTGGCGGCCGCCTGTACGCGGGTTCATGGAGCGAATGGATACGCGACCCGGCGCGCCCCATCGCGACCGGGGTCTGA
- a CDS encoding peptidyl-prolyl cis-trans isomerase — protein sequence MITLKTSMGDIVIELDHDKAPKTCANFEQYVRDGHFDGTIFHRVINNFMIQGGGFLPDMTQKPTRDPIENEAKNGLSNVTGSIAMARTMQPHSATAQFFINVKDNGFLDHPGQDGWGYCVFGKVTDGMDVVNKIKAVETTNRAGHSDVPTEPVVIEKAEIGD from the coding sequence ATGATCACCTTGAAGACCAGCATGGGCGACATCGTCATCGAACTCGACCACGACAAGGCCCCCAAGACCTGCGCCAACTTCGAGCAATACGTGCGCGACGGCCATTTCGACGGCACCATCTTCCACCGGGTGATCAACAATTTCATGATCCAGGGTGGCGGCTTCCTGCCCGACATGACGCAGAAGCCAACCCGCGACCCGATCGAGAACGAGGCCAAGAACGGGCTGAGCAACGTTACCGGCAGCATCGCGATGGCGCGCACCATGCAGCCGCATTCGGCCACCGCGCAGTTCTTCATCAACGTGAAAGACAACGGCTTCCTGGACCACCCGGGACAGGACGGCTGGGGCTACTGCGTGTTCGGCAAGGTCACTGACGGCATGGACGTGGTGAACAAGATCAAGGCCGTCGAGACGACCAATCGCGCCGGTCATTCCGACGTGCCGACCGAGCCTGTCGTGATCGAGAAAGCCGAGATCGGCGACTGA
- a CDS encoding cytochrome C552: MRRLMALGLMLAAGTAFAARPAGEIGKDWGDPAGQECVECHWTENPGLTQEWNHSQHGQAGVNCLDCHKAEKGDKDAFEHKKQLISIIVSPKDCSRCHQTEFEEMDGSHHAHAGRILASLDNLLGEVVGGPAAVVVGCRQCHGAVVEVGKDGKPTPGTWPNTGIGRKNPDGSEGSCTACHGRHRFSKAQARTPDTCGKCHVGPDHPQIEVYNESKHGIIYRAKVDEMNLESDKWVAGIDYSAAPTCATCHMSRGGDQPKTHNVGDRISWTLRPPISNKINLVRLDNGQEKDIPGENPELPKIGSSPDWAAGAKVVEVLTWKDRRDKMQEVCLACHSEGVVEGHYIQFDNLVELYNEKFAKPIAAIMGELKKAGYITGSPFDEKIEWVWWEIWHHEGRRARHGASMSGPDYAWWHGIYDVAKNTYFEWIPELKEVVHKKDGNEKFADAMLEKYFKPIDGHSWYFEGMSKEQIDKVRKGFEERYGKGSLK; this comes from the coding sequence ATGCGTCGCTTGATGGCGCTGGGTTTGATGCTGGCAGCAGGCACCGCCTTCGCCGCCCGACCGGCCGGCGAGATAGGCAAAGACTGGGGCGACCCGGCGGGCCAGGAATGTGTCGAGTGTCACTGGACAGAGAATCCAGGCCTGACCCAGGAATGGAACCATAGCCAGCACGGACAGGCCGGGGTCAACTGCCTCGACTGTCATAAAGCCGAAAAAGGCGACAAAGACGCCTTCGAACACAAGAAGCAACTGATCTCGATTATCGTTTCCCCGAAAGACTGCTCGCGCTGTCACCAGACCGAGTTCGAAGAGATGGACGGCTCGCACCATGCGCATGCCGGCCGTATCCTGGCCTCGCTGGATAACCTGCTCGGCGAAGTGGTCGGTGGACCGGCCGCCGTCGTCGTCGGCTGCCGCCAGTGTCATGGCGCGGTCGTCGAGGTCGGCAAAGACGGCAAACCCACGCCGGGCACCTGGCCGAACACCGGTATCGGGCGCAAGAACCCGGACGGCAGCGAAGGCTCCTGCACCGCCTGCCACGGTCGTCACCGCTTCTCGAAGGCCCAGGCCCGTACGCCGGACACCTGCGGCAAGTGCCACGTCGGTCCCGACCATCCGCAGATCGAGGTCTACAACGAGTCCAAGCACGGCATCATCTATCGTGCCAAGGTCGACGAGATGAACCTCGAGTCCGACAAGTGGGTCGCCGGCATCGACTACTCGGCCGCTCCGACCTGCGCCACCTGCCACATGAGCCGTGGCGGCGACCAGCCGAAGACGCACAACGTCGGTGATCGCATCTCCTGGACGCTGCGTCCGCCGATATCGAACAAGATCAACCTGGTCCGCCTAGACAACGGCCAGGAGAAGGACATCCCGGGTGAAAACCCCGAGCTGCCGAAGATCGGTTCGTCGCCCGACTGGGCCGCCGGTGCCAAGGTCGTCGAGGTCCTGACCTGGAAGGACCGCCGCGACAAGATGCAGGAAGTCTGCCTTGCCTGTCATAGCGAAGGCGTTGTGGAAGGCCACTACATCCAGTTCGACAACCTCGTGGAGCTGTACAACGAAAAGTTCGCCAAGCCGATCGCCGCGATCATGGGTGAACTGAAGAAGGCCGGCTACATCACCGGGTCGCCGTTCGACGAGAAGATCGAATGGGTTTGGTGGGAGATCTGGCACCACGAAGGACGCCGCGCACGTCACGGCGCCTCGATGTCCGGTCCGGACTACGCCTGGTGGCACGGCATCTACGATGTCGCCAAGAACACCTATTTTGAGTGGATTCCGGAGCTCAAAGAGGTCGTTCACAAGAAGGACGGCAACGAAAAGTTCGCCGATGCGATGCTCGAAAAGTACTTCAAGCCGATCGACGGCCACAGCTGGTACTTCGAGGGCATGAGCAAGGAGCAGATCGACAAGGTCCGCAAGGGCTTTGAAGAGCGCTACGGAAAAGGCTCGCTGAAGTAA
- the rsgA gene encoding small ribosomal subunit biogenesis GTPase RsgA translates to MARRRLSKQQQARIARIQEQRRQRADARAEHALAGTDQERQHAGRVVVRHGRNLTVRTPLGDELHAMFRANLGEVVCGDNVVWQPVGDGEAVVVAVQPRVTALTRPAPDGQEKAIAANITQLVVVLAARPEPTGYLLDQYLVAAERIGVRGVICLNKVDLLDEAGRAAFHARFEHYEQLGYPLIEISAKTEHGLDPLLAHLRGETSILVGQSGVGKSSLINALIPHRRAEEGQLSEATGLGRHTTSAATLYPLEHGGDLIDSPGVRSFRLGPLSRQELERGFRDFLPFLGQCRFHNCAHLAEPGCAIRAAVEAGKIHPSRLESYQHMAAAVAEPE, encoded by the coding sequence ATGGCGCGCCGCAGGCTCAGCAAACAACAGCAGGCGCGCATCGCTCGAATCCAGGAACAACGCCGGCAACGCGCCGACGCGCGCGCCGAGCACGCGCTCGCCGGAACGGATCAGGAACGTCAACACGCGGGACGGGTCGTGGTACGGCATGGCCGCAACCTGACCGTGCGCACCCCATTGGGCGACGAACTGCACGCGATGTTTCGCGCGAACCTCGGCGAGGTCGTGTGCGGCGACAACGTGGTGTGGCAGCCGGTCGGGGACGGCGAGGCCGTGGTGGTCGCAGTTCAGCCGCGGGTGACCGCGTTGACCAGACCCGCACCGGATGGCCAGGAAAAGGCAATCGCCGCGAACATCACGCAACTCGTCGTGGTACTCGCCGCCCGACCGGAACCGACCGGATATCTGCTCGACCAATACCTGGTCGCCGCAGAGCGAATCGGTGTTCGCGGTGTGATCTGCCTGAACAAGGTCGACCTGCTCGACGAGGCCGGACGCGCGGCATTCCACGCGCGCTTCGAACACTACGAACAGCTGGGTTACCCATTGATCGAGATCAGCGCCAAGACAGAACACGGACTGGACCCGCTGCTGGCGCATCTGCGCGGCGAAACCAGCATACTGGTCGGCCAGTCCGGGGTTGGTAAATCGTCGCTGATCAATGCGCTGATACCGCATCGGCGCGCCGAGGAAGGACAGCTCTCCGAAGCGACCGGGCTTGGCAGGCACACCACGTCGGCGGCGACTCTGTATCCGCTGGAACATGGCGGCGACCTGATCGACTCGCCGGGGGTGCGCAGTTTCCGCCTCGGCCCGCTCTCCCGTCAGGAACTCGAACGTGGTTTCCGCGACTTTCTGCCGTTTCTCGGCCAGTGCCGCTTCCACAACTGTGCCCATCTGGCCGAACCCGGATGCGCGATTCGCGCCGCAGTCGAGGCCGGCAAGATCCATCCGTCGAGACTCGAGAGCTACCAGCACATGGCTGCCGCCGTTGCAGAACCGGAGTGA
- a CDS encoding cysteine--tRNA ligase has product MLNLYNDLTRTKEPFEPLHPGRVNMYVCGMTVYDLCHLGHARVMVVFDVVARYLRLLGYDVTYVRNITDIDDKIINRANERGEPFQALTERFIRAMHEDAAALGVLPPDQEPRATEHLPDIIDMIERLIERRHAYVADNGDVYYDVNSFPGYGRLSGKSLADLQAGARVEPGEAKRNPLDFALWKAAKPGEPAWESPWGPGRPGWHIECSAMSTKALGDTFDIHGGGADLTFPHHENEIAQSEGATGHPFVRYWMHNGFVRINDEKMSKSLNNFFTVREILARYRAEEIRYFILTSQYRSPLNFGDEQLDNARAALTRLYTALRGLPDAEPAVDEALEARFHAAMQDDFNTPEALAALFELARELNRARAEEPARAAALASLLRRLGAVLGLLQDDPETVLKSGPPRVTGHLHARENGSDVAAITGNVRVTGQLQATEVGSDVASFAGHVGLTEEHIEALIAKRTAAKKDKNWSEADAIRDQLKAAGIVLEDAPGGTTWRRA; this is encoded by the coding sequence ATGCTGAACCTGTACAACGACCTGACCCGCACCAAAGAGCCCTTCGAGCCGCTGCACCCGGGCCGCGTGAACATGTATGTCTGCGGCATGACGGTCTACGACCTGTGCCACCTCGGGCATGCGCGCGTCATGGTGGTGTTTGACGTGGTCGCGCGCTACCTGCGCCTGCTGGGTTACGACGTGACCTACGTACGCAACATCACCGACATAGACGACAAGATCATCAACCGGGCGAACGAGCGCGGCGAACCGTTCCAGGCGCTGACCGAGCGTTTCATCCGGGCGATGCACGAGGACGCCGCGGCGCTGGGCGTGCTGCCGCCGGACCAGGAGCCACGTGCGACCGAGCACCTGCCCGACATCATCGACATGATCGAACGCCTGATCGAGCGCAGGCATGCCTATGTCGCCGACAACGGTGACGTCTACTACGACGTCAACAGCTTCCCCGGGTACGGTCGGCTGTCGGGCAAATCGCTCGCCGACCTGCAGGCCGGGGCGCGTGTCGAGCCCGGCGAGGCCAAGCGCAATCCGCTGGACTTCGCGCTGTGGAAGGCGGCCAAGCCCGGCGAACCCGCCTGGGAGTCGCCGTGGGGCCCGGGGCGGCCGGGTTGGCACATCGAGTGCTCGGCGATGTCGACCAAGGCGCTCGGTGACACCTTCGACATTCATGGCGGCGGCGCCGACCTGACTTTTCCGCACCACGAGAACGAGATCGCCCAGTCCGAGGGTGCGACCGGTCATCCGTTCGTCCGCTACTGGATGCACAACGGCTTCGTGCGCATCAACGACGAGAAGATGTCGAAATCCCTGAACAACTTCTTCACCGTGCGCGAGATCCTGGCGCGCTACCGGGCCGAGGAGATACGTTACTTCATTCTGACCAGCCAGTACCGCAGCCCGCTGAACTTCGGCGACGAGCAGCTGGACAACGCGCGCGCCGCGCTGACGCGCCTGTACACGGCGCTGCGGGGTCTGCCGGATGCGGAGCCGGCGGTCGACGAGGCGCTCGAGGCGCGTTTCCACGCGGCGATGCAGGATGACTTCAACACCCCCGAGGCGCTCGCCGCGCTGTTTGAACTGGCGCGCGAGCTGAACCGGGCGCGGGCCGAGGAGCCGGCGCGCGCCGCGGCGCTCGCGTCCCTGCTGCGTCGGCTCGGTGCTGTGCTCGGCCTGCTGCAGGATGATCCGGAGACGGTTTTGAAATCGGGACCTCCGCGTGTGACTGGCCATTTGCATGCGCGGGAAAACGGGAGCGATGTGGCCGCGATCACTGGAAACGTGCGCGTAACCGGTCAATTGCAAGCGACGGAAGTGGGAAGTGACGTCGCATCATTCGCCGGACATGTTGGGCTCACCGAAGAACACATAGAAGCGTTGATTGCCAAGCGCACTGCGGCCAAAAAAGACAAGAACTGGTCCGAGGCCGATGCGATCCGCGACCAGTTGAAGGCGGCCGGGATCGTGTTGGAAGACGCACCCGGTGGGACGACCTGGCGACGCGCATGA
- a CDS encoding EVE domain-containing protein, with translation MNYWLMKSEPDVFGIDHLKARPKKTEPWDGVRNYQARNMMRDEMKKGDLAFFYHSNCDEPGIVGIVEIAREGYPDPTAFDPDAKYYDPKSDPAAPRWFMVDVRYKRRLKRVVSLRELKQLDDPRLADLPLLRKGNRLSVMPVGKAHWDLILELEQIRP, from the coding sequence ATGAACTACTGGCTGATGAAGTCCGAACCCGATGTGTTCGGGATCGATCATCTCAAGGCGCGCCCCAAAAAGACCGAACCCTGGGACGGCGTGCGCAACTACCAGGCGCGCAACATGATGCGCGACGAGATGAAGAAGGGCGACCTCGCGTTCTTCTACCACTCCAATTGCGACGAACCGGGGATCGTCGGGATCGTCGAGATCGCCCGCGAGGGCTACCCCGACCCCACCGCATTCGATCCGGACGCCAAGTATTACGATCCGAAGAGCGATCCTGCCGCGCCGCGTTGGTTCATGGTCGACGTCCGGTACAAACGCCGCCTGAAACGCGTCGTTTCGCTGCGCGAACTCAAGCAGCTGGACGACCCGAGACTGGCGGACCTGCCGCTGCTGCGCAAGGGCAACCGCCTGTCGGTCATGCCGGTGGGCAAGGCGCACTGGGACCTGATCCTGGAACTGGAACAGATCCGCCCGTGA
- a CDS encoding peptidyl-prolyl cis-trans isomerase yields MKSRIPLLVSALLLATALQVNAENARVLMKTSKGDITLELDAEKAPKTVENFLTYVDDGFYDGTIFHRVISGFMIQGGGMLPDMEKKPTREPVENEAKNGLKNARGSIAMARTNAPHSATAQFFINHKDNTNLDYPSFDGWGYAVFGKVVDGMDVVDAIADVPTGTRAGHRDVPKETVTIESVTRLP; encoded by the coding sequence ATGAAATCCCGGATCCCACTGCTGGTCAGCGCGCTGTTGCTGGCCACTGCACTGCAGGTGAATGCCGAAAACGCGCGTGTCCTGATGAAGACCAGTAAAGGCGATATCACCCTGGAACTGGATGCCGAAAAGGCCCCCAAGACGGTCGAGAACTTCCTCACCTATGTCGACGATGGCTTCTACGACGGCACCATCTTCCACCGCGTCATCAGCGGATTCATGATCCAGGGCGGCGGCATGCTGCCGGACATGGAGAAGAAACCGACCCGCGAACCAGTCGAAAACGAGGCGAAGAACGGGCTGAAGAACGCACGCGGCAGCATCGCGATGGCGCGCACCAATGCGCCGCACTCGGCGACCGCCCAGTTCTTCATCAATCACAAGGACAACACCAACCTCGACTATCCGAGCTTCGACGGATGGGGCTACGCAGTGTTCGGCAAGGTCGTCGACGGCATGGACGTGGTCGATGCGATCGCGGACGTCCCGACCGGCACCCGCGCCGGGCATCGCGACGTGCCGAAGGAGACCGTGACGATCGAATCGGTCACCCGCCTGCCCTGA